Below is a window of Ananas comosus cultivar F153 unplaced genomic scaffold, ASM154086v1, whole genome shotgun sequence DNA.
CGGTTCCAATCGGCCGAACGTGGTCCTCCAAATCCGGAGAAGATGGCCGATCGTGCAATAACAACAAATGAACGCAAGGGcaaatctataaataggccTGCAGTACCCTGAAaacgggtcttcgcccctgcgcacaaaagaccacctttattttcctgcatctttctttcctgcatttatcgctttttcctaggagtagttcctgtaacttagcctctttggagtctgtctgccctccaggcatcacttcattgtaaacacctcggagtctgtctgccctctgggcatcactcccttatacacctcagagtctgtctgccctccgggcatcacttcattgtaaacacctcggagtctgtctgccctccgggcatcactcccttgtacacctcggagtctgtctgccctccgggcatcactccctttttattaatagaaagtcatttcggctcttcctgccgatcagatCTCGTGTTGttctagccattcggctcatcctgccgaagcggATTAACTGtgaaggttttcgaacccgactgattcgatccctcatcggcctaatcgcttgatcctctgtgggcgcaaacttcgagggtcatcatccGCAGCCGCTCATCATCCCGGCGCTCTTTCCGAGGAGGATAtctgaccgggtcaagggtcgggactttaGGCAGCGCAAcagtatctaaaattttttgtatataatttaacgaaatattaacgataaaaactgacaaaaagataaaaatgaaatcacaggacactaacttaatacactttaaataatcatagggtattaaaataaaaaagtgcgaaactacacgaatggcatttgaagtttacttaaaaaaaaaaaaaaaaaaaaaaaaaaaaaaaaaaaaaaaaaaaaaaaaacgagcgACATCCGCtctatatatttaaaagagtttttctttcgattaattatataataatagggCTAATAAGTTTTCTATTTTGAGCAGTTTTCTATTTTGAGCCACTGAAAACCGAAACCGGCGGCGAAAGAGACAGGCATAATAAATCTCCTTTGGAACCCAGAACCCTGTGTGCTAATAATGTAGTCGATCTCTCCACTATTAACTGGAATCTTCGGACTCCACCTATATATAAATGCTGAGGTTAAGCTAAGACTCCGCCGAACACAGTGGTttaagtaattattattataagacTACTACTACTGCAAACGACgaccacgacgacgacgacgacgagagaAGGAAATTAAGTTTAAGAACGGTAGAAGCAAAGGAAGGAcgtacaagaaaaaaaaaaggaagaaaaaaagaaaaaagaagaagagatcaGAGATGGGTTCCCTGATGGCTGGTTGGGCTTCGCCTGTTCAAGATGAGCGTAAAggtatagataatatatatctatacgaTATACGTACCTTCTCAAtggtattattaattaattacatgatTAATTACGCGTTTTTAATcctgaaataaataattaattaacgaCATAAATTAATTGCACTTGCAGTTCAAGCTCGGAGGAACAGATCGCTCACAAAGGAAGAGATCGAAGCTTTCCGGCGGTCGCAGAAGAAAGGCGAGGATGAGGATTTTGAGGTGCAACCGACCTCTCCCACTTTTGGATCTCCCAACAAGTCTCAGCTGGTGCAtccatatattttaaataaattgatcgtatatttctaataattcgagttttttaataattaaaaattagcaCTAAAGATTCGACGTCAATATTTATGCACCTGGCATGGTGATCGATCATCGTATATATATGCGCACCTGATACAGATCGATTGCTGGTATTTTCACCTCTTCCTGCATATAATTAACATcgattcgatttttttttagagatagatagcatgcatGTTATCCGTCTCGTTTATTTTATtgagaaataaattaaacttagctgaaaatgtgaatcagttaggattcgaacttgagaccttgagtatcaaccatcaagtcttttgccacttgcgctagggacggtcagtaatatcgattattaattaattatgctgCGCGCATGCATGCAGGTGAGTTCGGAGGCTATTGCGATGAAGAAGCCGTCGGCGTTGTTGAATCAGCTGGAGAAGACGAGGCCACCGTCTACGCAGCTGAGTCGTCCGCTTCGCACAGTCAAGTTGCCGGAAACCCCGCGTGCTGCATGCAGTGGGCCCTCTTCTCCGCACGCCCAGTCTGCAGAATCCCCCAGGGGGGAGCAGGAACAGGAGACGATCGGATCCAAACCCGACAAGACCGGCGATTGGTAACTAACTAAATTATCACCTGCATTGCATATGCTTAATCTTTACGAATCCCTAGTGAAAAAGAGTATCCATCTTTCACCAAATCTGAATATATTagtacattttatttttacccattagatttaATAAGCATGTAcgtgatctttttttttaaatatatatatatttgagcctGACATCAGAAAAGGTAGATTACAATAACAGGATGCTTGTCATGATTAATGAATCCCACATGAGGACGCCCAATTCAAGTTGAAACTaccgagatatatatatatatatatatatatatatgataaaatatatatattaggcaAAGAACTttttagagaagaaaaaattaggATAAAAGGATGAAATGTTTgagaccttaaaaaaaaaaaaaaaaaaaaaaaaatcgaagtttaattatttgaaaagtTTTTTGTTTTAACCTTATATTAATTGGAGAAATTAATTTACTGGACTTATATTTGTGTATAATCGCTCTTCTGGTTCTTTGTTTTGATGCAGGTGGACGAGGAGCAATTGGGCTTTTCTGAATGAGCCTCCGCGTGATGAGCTGGCGCCCTCGGCTCACAACTACACCGCACAGTTTGATGTCGCCAACCTTACCACCGCCAAGAAATTGGTGGCCTGATTCGATCCGGCCGGCgacaaaaattaaatagaaacaAGACCGCGCGCTGTAGCTAGCtagtttgtaattaattaaactagTATTTAATCCGTGCTATGCacggataatataataatataaaataacataagttattatgtgatgataaaaaaatttattctaattaatattatatttttttaaataataaagaaatatactattgatcttaattatagtacatattaaagtacaaaagttagagaaaaaaattatagaccaaagtaaatactcaaataaaaagtaaatttcaaccctgctctattatctatggATACTAATAGCTTTTTGTTGCTATaagttttacagaaaaaaatactaaatgacaaaaatacaaattaaaaggaACATTATACTATAAATGctacttataaaataattctttttatattatatatgtgcctactaatttttgtttatattatatcagatagataatttttatatttttatttgagggcaatttagataaaaaatccggaatttttatatttgagggCAATTTAGATAATGTGCCTAcattatctgccaatacgaaatttgagtttgcaaCAGCTTATTTTCACCGCGAAAAAATAAgtcgcaacagattattgcatatttcgcaaccaataattttaaataattaattaaaccaataattttaaataattcgtaaccaaatattcatatttgagtttgacacgtggcaagcatatagaaacccacgtgtcagcttctcacatagggttcattaagggttctacttttttttaaataataaagaaatatactattgatcttaattatagtacatattaaagtacaaaagctagagaaaaaaattatagaccaaagtaaatactcaaataaaaagtaaatttcaaccctgctctattatctatggATACTAATAGCTTTTTGTTGCTATaagttttacagaaaaaaatactaaatgacaaaaatacaaattaaaaggaACATTATACTATAAATGctacttataaaataattctttttatattatatatgtgcctactaatttttgtttatattatatcagatagataatttttatatttttatttgagggcaatttagataaaaaatccGGAATTTTGTTATTTGAGGGCaactttttatctaatttttgtttatattatatcagatagataatttttatatttatatttgagggcaatttagataaaaaaaacggaattattatatttgaggGCAATTTAGATAATGTGCCTAcattatctgccaatacgaaatttgagtttgcaaCAGCTTATTTTCACCGCGAAAAAATAAgtcgcaacagattattgcatatttcgcaaccaataattttaaataattaattaaaccaataatttcaaataattcgtaaccaaatattcatatttgagtttgacacgtggcaagcatatagaaacccacgtgtcagcttctcacatagggtttaataagggttctacttttatatatagtaatagatatatATGTGCCGCCTGCATGCATTATGAATATACTAGTCTTCGAGTCCATGACATTGTGTGATCGATGTGTTCTGCTGATTATGCatgcctttccttttctttttcatcatcATGTAAATTTCTTTACGTACATACCCGGCCGGCAtgtaaaggggaaaaaaaaaaaaaaaaaagaaaaaaaaaaagaagaagaaatggtaAATTGCTTGGGTTGTTGAGCATATGTACGTTTTTCTTGTCTTCTAAACGCCAAACTCTGCCGTTATCTCTAGGCTCGGTATTCTTGCTTGGGTTGTTGGGCAAAGAACTCAAGGAACAGTTTATTACGCCTTCTTATATGCAATTcagaactaaaattttgaattccattTTACTACGCAAACTATTTGAAGGAagtagaattttgaattccatTCTACTCCGCAAACTTCGCATTTAAACTCTAGATCATTCGAAAGTCTGCATCAATCTAAATTTATCTTCGGtaaaaattgttaaataatACTAAATAAGCATTGGTCTTCAAAAGTTTAAGCCGTCAGATaacggtatttttaatatttatatttaatactctcCCTCATATTTTAAACTCGAGACTTTTTGATAGGTTAAAGACATGAACTTGAAATATATAGgggaaaatgaaataaaactaGGAGCCTGATGGGACTCGAACTCGGAATTTTTTACTCTGACACCatcttaaattatatgaaacaactattatttctctaaaagtttaagtttgtagagaacggtgttttataatttttatttctaacaaCCCTCCCTCACATATGAGATTGAgagaaatattaagaaaaatactattttcttgATGGCTTAAGATTTTGGATAATAATggttgtttcgtattatttaagATATCATCAAAGTCGATTTTAAATGCTTTCGTTTTGTGAGGTTGTGGGTTCATTGAcatttaggccccgtttggatgcATAGTAAATAAATTCCATGGAGTTTAAATACCGTAGTTTTGGTCCAAATGAAATGGAGTATCCTGTAACTCCAAAAAAATTCCACGGGTTACTTTaaaagctgtttggatacacaTTTTAGAATTCTACAGGATTTCtgataatctttaaaaattaccCTTgtgaatttaaacttaaattattagttattaaatgactttaaaatctaaaaatttaaaataaaattttaaaatttaaatttaaattattaactattaaaatattttaaaatttaattttaaattactagCCGTTAGAGAGCTCGAAAATCAAAAAAACTAGCCGTTGGTGAGCTCAAAAATCAATAAACTAGCCGTTAGAGAgctcgaaaataaaaaaaactagccgttggagagctcaaaaataaaaaaactagccGTTAGATagctcaaaaatcaaaaaactagCCGTTGGAGAGAAATTTTATGCTTCTCATGCCATCCCAAGTCTATTTAAAGAAACCAAGTTCTTACAATCACATACCTAATAGATATTACATTCTCTTCTCTATATTTCTAAACATGCAAAAAAAGGTTTTATATCAATCCTGTATACatacaagaaaatgaaaaagcaaaaaaagtcCATCAGACCAACCAACAGCTTGTATTAGATGCAGTTGAAATTAGTATTCCATATAAATGCCATGCACAATATGGAAACCAAACAATGCCCATCTTGTATATGAAGATTATAACACAAGAAGCAGGTTTTCATGATCAGCATTATACAAAGTGCAACAATTATTAATCAACAAGACTCTGACAGCTGAAATAAAGATGCAAGTATATCGAAGAAATTCGAGATTTCCTATAAAGATAAGCTTAAAGTTGGCTTCTTAGTAACCAACCATTATTACTTTTGATAAGTTTAAAGTTGGCTTCTTATTGATATGCCTTCTTAGTAACCGTCGCCAGATATAACAGAGCCAACCGAAAAGGTCAGGAAACATTGCATAAGAACAGAAAAATTAAGCTGTCTCAATAATTtggtaaacaaataaaagtttgCAAGATTGATATTGATTTCTAAGGTGAGATTGCTATTTACTTGATAGAAGAATATCAAATAGgcgcaaaaaaaataaaaaaaaaagaaaacacatggACAAAAACACACATCTATTATTCGTATCGATTAAACGCCAGATAGTCTAATTAGCTCTTTTATTCGTTGAGATTAAACGTCTATCAAATGGATCAGAAAACACACATCCCAGGTAATGCAAGAAAAATCAAGACCTATATATCTtacgaaaattaaaaatatgatgaattaatcaaaatctaacttattgaacaaaaaaaaaaaaatcagatttctTTGTTACCTGTTGGAGGAGGGAAATGGGGCTGCCCTTCTCCGGACATCGCAAGACGAGGGGTGAGAGGGGCGAGACAAGATCGAGGCAAGAAAATGGCGGCCGAGGTtagtgcggcggcggcggcggccgaggtgATCGTGACTTTGGCTGTAGTAGCGTGCGAGATGTGTGCGGCTGCGGCAGTAGCCCGCGagatggcggcgacggcggcagccCGCGAGATGGCAGCAGCGGTGGCCGAGATCCTCGGCGGCGACTGAGAGAGATGCGgctgaggagagagagaggatgggagGAAGCTGTGGATTGGAGAGGGCAACGGAAGGGAGAGACGCGAGAGAAGTCGGGCGAGGGGGGAGCCGCTCCAAAAAAAATAGGGTAActttttttccaaagaaaatATCAGAGGTTACTTTTACCCCATTTTTTagggtatagttaaactatacccTATTTTGTTGGGATATTTTTTAAACATCCAAACACCTCTTAGGAATTTTTTCCCACACCCATAGGATAACTATACTTTACCCCAAAAATATAACCATCCAAACAGGCCCTNNNNNNNNNNNNNNNNNNNNNNNNNatatatatatatatatatatatatatatatatatagagagagagagagagagagagagagagagagagagagagagagctagtctcctataatATCTATGGTACCGAggctctggtactatagtctcgttttttattttagggtgttcaaatcaacgatccacaccgttaaaactgatttagggtatttaaagtttttagaaataaaattttatattttttcgacatagtttattttatgatcaaaccatttcaaaattatcaattttcaatggcaagtttggagtttaacagtgtagaagaatctaaatttcttcaaattttgatagaaaatactgtaaactatttagattaaggttaacattcttgactttgaatttaaaaagtcctatactcaaattttgaaGATTATTCAATCTCTACcgtctattttgacataatttatttaccaagtaaacgatgtcgaaaaaaactaaaattttattcctaaaagcTTCATATACCCAAGATCATAtgtaacggtgtggatcgttaatttgaatatcctaagatcgaaaacaagactatagtatcgaaactccggtactatagatagtatagtagcctaattctatatatctatactacatATAAAAGCACCTATTTCAAATTTGgatctgtcgacagacccatatTTTAGcggaaaaaatattgatttctctttccgtacgtaaaataaataacataatgaaacaaacttttaatttcggtttatctttaaaatagaaaa
It encodes the following:
- the LOC109705819 gene encoding uncharacterized protein LOC109705819 isoform X2, yielding MGSLMAGWASPVQDERKVQARRNRSLTKEEIEAFRRSQKKGEDEDFEVSSEAIAMKKPSALLNQLEKTRPPSTQLSRPLRTVKLPETPRAACSGPSSPHAQSAESPRGEQEQETIGSKPDKTGDWWTRSNWAFLNEPPRDELAPSAHNYTAQFDVANLTTAKKLVA
- the LOC109705819 gene encoding uncharacterized protein LOC109705819 isoform X1, which gives rise to MGSLMAGWASPVQDERKVQARRNRSLTKEEIEAFRRSQKKGEDEDFEVQPTSPTFGSPNKSQLVSSEAIAMKKPSALLNQLEKTRPPSTQLSRPLRTVKLPETPRAACSGPSSPHAQSAESPRGEQEQETIGSKPDKTGDWWTRSNWAFLNEPPRDELAPSAHNYTAQFDVANLTTAKKLVA
- the LOC109705819 gene encoding uncharacterized protein LOC109705819 isoform X3, which translates into the protein MGSLMAGWASPVQDERKVQARRNRSLTKEEIEAFRRSQKKGEFGGYCDEEAVGVVESAGEDEATVYAAESSASHSQVAGNPACCMQWALFSARPVCRIPQGGAGTGDDRIQTRQDRRLVDEEQLGFSE